The Tenebrio molitor chromosome 5, icTenMoli1.1, whole genome shotgun sequence genome has a segment encoding these proteins:
- the LOC138130446 gene encoding uncharacterized protein, translating to MAIDLKELQFKYNRITSRLEKFSSFLEIEDNKTKIEEIKERLRGVSSSLKDVEDVHCKIEILDRSKANEDDLDKYKNLFYKVTSDAKLLINSISNKTDIINSNFSESNPQVKLPNIQLPSFSGSFTEWITFRDTFLSLIHNNNSLTKIEKFHYLKSSIMSTASQTIEHLTPSDSNYESAWSLLTSRYENKRLITQHHVRALFSLPNASKDAKTLRHLLHGLTSNMKALEAVNRLIIEQ from the coding sequence ATGGCAATTGACTTAAAGGAACTGCAATTCAAATACAATAGGATAACTTCaagattagaaaaattttcttcatttttggaaatcgaagataataaaactaaaattgaggaaataaaagaacGTTTGCGCGGCGTTTCTTCGAGTTTGAAAGATGTCGAGGATGTGCATTGTAAAATTGAGATTCTAGATCGTAGTAAAGCCAATGAGGACGATTtagataaatataaaaatctattttacAAAGTAACGTCAGATGCTAAATTGCTAATCAATTCAATCAGTAACAAAACGGATATTATAAACAGTAATTTTAGTGAGTCAAACCCTCAGGTAAaattacccaacattcagctACCGTCCTTCAGTGGTTCATTTACCGAATGGATAACGTTCCGCGATACATTTCTATCGTTAATTCATAACAATAATtcattaacaaaaattgagaaatttcACTACTTGAAAAGCAGCATCATGTCAACAGCATCACAAACAATTGAGCACTTAACACCATCAGACAGCAACTATGAGTCTGCATGGTCGTTATTAACTTCGAGGTACGAAAACAAGAGGTTAATAACGCAACATCACGTCAGAGCGTTGTTTTCATTACCAAATGCCAGCAAAGACGCAAAAACATTGCGACATCTTTTGCATGGGCTAACTTCCAACATGAAGGCTTTGGAAGCAGTAAATCGACTCATTATCgaacaatga
- the LOC138130447 gene encoding uncharacterized protein, producing the protein MIEACLNSRPITPLSNDPTDLSALTPGHFLIGDTLMSPPQHDVKDVPTTRLSRYQALEKLRQHFWTRWSKEYLHQLQQRGKWHKTRQPGGPLGHLVLLREDNLPLQHWIMGRISEYHPGADGITRAVSVKTVRGVVKRALVKVCPLPIDD; encoded by the coding sequence ATGATTGAAGCATGCCTGaattctcgtccgatcaccccTTTATCCAATGATCCTACAGACCTTAGTGCATTAACACCAGGGCATTTTTTAATTGGCGACACGTTGATGTCACCACCTCAACACGACGTCAAGGATGTGCCAACTACGAGGTTATCGAGATACCAAGCACTCGAAAAATTAAGGCAACATTTTTGGACCAGGTGGTCTAAAGAATATTTGCACCAATTACAACAACGAGGAAAATGGCACAAGACTCGGCAACCAGGAGGTCCATTGGGTCATCTAGTTCTTCTCCGAGAAGATAATCTTCCTCTACAACATTGGATTATGGGAAGAATTTCCGAATATCATCCAGGTGCGGATGGAATCACGAGAGCTGTGTCTGTGAAAACGGTGCGCGGTGTTGTAAAACGTGCGTTGGTCAAAGTGTGTCCGTTGCCAATAGACGACTAA
- the LOC138130448 gene encoding uncharacterized protein, protein MTSNIFKMCDRDTIKFIQLYESEPILWDRTLKNYKSRECRGAAAKRIAKTMGIDGFTEVHVLIKFKNLRSSYLQELKKIRQSKKSGTSTDEVYTPKVIWFKVMDSFLRPHVKSRDAQSNLGEADENSTEEPSNELHEDESSSSTSRESREELSQKRTVQPDNPTTSQIKKMRLKTIADRGSAMEKLDEISKRAASNAQQLDSFDHFGNYIASLLRSLPENRSSHLQAEIVALILKPNNKVN, encoded by the exons ATgacttcaaatatttttaaaatgtgtgatAGGGATACAATCAAATTCATACAACTGTACGAGAGTGAGCCTATTCTGTGGGATCGtactttgaaaaattataaaagtcGGGAATGTCGCGGAGCTGCCGCTAAACGTATTGCCAAAACCATGGGAATCGATGGCTTCACGGAAGTACATGTAttgataaaattcaaaaacttaCGAAGTTCTTACTTGCaagaactaaaaaaaattcgccAAAGCAAGAAGTCTGGGACATCAACAGATGAAGTTTACACCCCTAAAGTGATATGGTTCAAGGTAATGGATTCATTTTTACGACCCCACGTTAAATCCAGAGATGCTCAATCAAACCTG GGAGAAGCAGATGAAAACTCTACTGAAGAACCTTCAAATGAATTACACGAGGATGAATCTTCAAGTTCTACAAGTAGAGAAAGTCGGGAAGAACTTTCTCAAAAAAGAACAGTGCAACCAGATAATCCAACTACATCTCAGATTAAGAAGATGCGTTTAAAAACCATTGCTGATCGAGGATCTGCGATGGAAAAACTCGATGAAATATCTAAAAGGGCTGCTTCAAATGCACAACAATTAGACAGCTTTGaccattttggaaattataTAGCATCTCTTTTGCGGTCTTTACCTGAAAACCGTTCGTCCCACTTACAAGCAGAAATAGTggctttaattttgaaaccaAATAATAAAGTGAATTGA